One Oscillospiraceae bacterium genomic region harbors:
- a CDS encoding SpaH/EbpB family LPXTG-anchored major pilin, with amino-acid sequence MKKKSRFLTGLLSAVMALSLCALPAMAADEGSGTTTTNTANPVWTETEGSITIHKYEWNETSRGPATGELGDAASLPSKTTDDKTETPTPLAGATFTVYKVKDADELKNYYDGKVVEGWPASWAEYAEKDSATGSYKLRSGVSLTPFGSKTTDTNGVAQFGKVQGENEKTEVLPLGLYLVLETKTPDSVKTACEPFFVSVPMTKVSGDTNGGLTDWLYDVHVFPKNSTAYGQAVLQKVGKQSGTDQEVTAMQGYKFKLYKKNDVGTWTWIEKKPANGVDNAGELLDADNKTGVLTTGADGKISVSGLTKGVYAFVETEVNANDGYILDSGIAYVFKIDGNGDMVAATNDDVKDVKYPEENVTSFDTNVFSEAQVKVKNYKPDFKKEIKGHKDADYGIGDDVPYTLTVNVPENVAKLRTFTVSDEMNSDQLVVNDNSIDVKGVKAGETEEMTLEEGEGKEYTLTPMSATGKSGFTIAFDTKKIAAYAGGTITITYTAKLQAKASVGEVGNVNSADLKYSKKTDIKTTEDDHPYDIHDEAVVYTFKTGILKKGGSANGEALKDVEFTLYKKVDAKKDTVSKDGTTVTFMGTTKPILTPAEAKAKKLNATDGGTEPQWFAAMNLKTGDDGKDVANGLPTGEYKLVETKTHEGYNLLTEPVDANLTLDCTTTWSKKDTFDNTGKLIKNEYSKTEVKNSDKTPYKYAEIVIINRKGFNLPRTGGFGTLLFSGIGALLVVGGVGVLMSTKKKKGNG; translated from the coding sequence ATGAAAAAGAAAAGCAGATTCTTGACAGGCCTGTTAAGCGCCGTCATGGCCCTCAGCCTGTGCGCCCTGCCGGCAATGGCAGCAGATGAAGGCAGTGGAACAACAACGACAAACACTGCAAATCCGGTTTGGACGGAAACGGAAGGTTCCATTACGATTCATAAGTATGAGTGGAACGAAACAAGTAGAGGGCCTGCAACCGGCGAGCTAGGAGACGCAGCGAGTCTTCCTTCGAAAACTACTGATGACAAAACTGAAACGCCTACTCCGTTGGCAGGTGCAACCTTTACCGTTTATAAGGTTAAGGATGCAGACGAACTGAAAAATTATTATGATGGTAAAGTTGTAGAAGGTTGGCCTGCAAGCTGGGCAGAATATGCAGAAAAGGATTCTGCTACCGGCAGTTATAAACTGAGGAGTGGCGTGTCTTTAACTCCATTCGGTTCGAAAACGACAGATACCAATGGCGTTGCTCAGTTTGGCAAAGTGCAGGGGGAAAATGAGAAGACAGAAGTATTGCCTTTGGGTCTTTACCTTGTGCTTGAAACCAAAACACCGGATTCTGTCAAGACTGCATGTGAGCCGTTCTTTGTCTCTGTTCCTATGACAAAAGTCTCGGGTGATACGAATGGCGGTCTGACTGATTGGCTGTACGATGTTCATGTCTTCCCGAAAAACTCTACTGCATATGGTCAGGCTGTTTTGCAGAAAGTCGGTAAGCAGAGCGGTACGGATCAAGAAGTTACAGCCATGCAGGGCTACAAGTTTAAGCTCTATAAGAAGAATGATGTCGGAACATGGACTTGGATTGAGAAGAAGCCTGCAAATGGCGTAGATAATGCAGGCGAGTTGCTTGACGCAGATAATAAAACGGGTGTCCTTACCACGGGTGCAGATGGCAAAATCAGCGTTTCTGGTTTGACCAAAGGTGTATATGCCTTTGTGGAAACTGAAGTTAATGCAAACGATGGTTACATTTTGGATTCCGGCATTGCCTATGTTTTTAAGATCGATGGCAATGGCGATATGGTTGCAGCGACCAACGATGATGTTAAAGACGTGAAATACCCTGAAGAAAATGTAACGAGCTTTGACACTAATGTTTTTAGTGAAGCACAGGTTAAAGTAAAGAACTACAAGCCGGACTTCAAAAAGGAAATTAAAGGTCATAAGGATGCAGACTATGGCATTGGTGATGATGTTCCGTATACTCTGACTGTCAATGTTCCTGAAAACGTTGCAAAACTGAGGACTTTCACCGTATCTGATGAAATGAATAGCGACCAGCTGGTTGTTAATGATAATAGTATTGATGTTAAAGGTGTAAAAGCTGGCGAAACTGAAGAAATGACACTTGAAGAGGGCGAGGGTAAGGAGTATACCCTGACGCCAATGAGTGCTACGGGTAAGTCTGGCTTTACGATTGCATTTGATACTAAAAAGATTGCTGCATATGCAGGTGGAACCATTACCATTACCTATACCGCAAAGCTCCAGGCCAAAGCTTCGGTTGGTGAAGTGGGCAATGTAAACAGTGCCGACCTGAAATACTCCAAGAAGACAGATATTAAAACTACCGAAGATGATCATCCGTATGATATCCATGACGAAGCTGTTGTTTATACGTTCAAGACTGGCATCCTGAAAAAGGGTGGTAGTGCGAATGGCGAAGCGCTGAAGGATGTTGAATTTACCCTTTATAAAAAGGTTGATGCAAAAAAAGATACGGTGAGCAAAGATGGCACCACCGTTACGTTTATGGGTACTACTAAGCCCATTTTAACGCCTGCGGAAGCAAAAGCAAAAAAACTGAACGCTACTGATGGTGGTACTGAGCCTCAGTGGTTTGCTGCTATGAATTTGAAGACGGGCGACGACGGTAAGGATGTTGCAAATGGTTTGCCGACTGGCGAGTATAAGCTGGTTGAAACCAAGACTCACGAAGGCTATAACCTGTTGACTGAGCCGGTGGACGCAAACCTGACTCTGGACTGCACCACCACATGGAGTAAAAAGGATACCTTTGATAACACGGGTAAACTGATTAAGAATGAATACAGTAAGACCGAGGTTAAGAATAGCGATAAAACTCCGTACAAATATGCAGAGATCGTCATCATCAACCGCAAGGGCTTCAACCTGCCCCGTACCGGTGGTTTCGGCACCCTGCTGTTCAGCGGCATTGGCGCACT